In a genomic window of Gouania willdenowi chromosome 11, fGouWil2.1, whole genome shotgun sequence:
- the igf2bp3 gene encoding insulin-like growth factor 2 mRNA-binding protein 3 isoform X3, giving the protein MQWEVLDGMLAQYGAVESCEQVNTDTETAVVNVRYAAKEHARLAWEKLNRSTMENCTLKVSYIPDETASPDGSTPGGRRSFNSRGPPRSGSPGLSPRPKVQSDIPLRMLVPTQFVGAIIGKEGATIRNITKQTHSKIDIHRKENAGAAEKPITIHSTPEGCSKACKTIMEIMQKEAQDTKFTEEIPLKLLAHNNFVGRLIGKEGRNLKKIEQDTGVKIFISPLQELTVYNLERTITLKGAIDACAQAQEEVMKKVRESHDSDMAAMNLQSNLIPGLNLNALGLFSGGPGMGSSMSNVPPPPGAHGGCSSFGCSPYGGEGPFWASMLSMSSQPYAGPPESETVHLFIPALAVGAIIGKQGQHIKQLSHFAGASIKIAPAEGMDAKQRMVIIVGPPEAQFKAQCRIFGKLKEENFFGPKEEVKLEAHIKVPSFAAGRVIGKGGKTVNELQNLTCAEVVVPRDQTPDENDQVIVKISGHFFACQLAQRKIQEILAQVRRQQQPKPLPGTQPPVPRRK; this is encoded by the exons ATGCAGTGGGAG GTTTTGGATGGTATGCTTGCTCAGTATGGTGCAGTGGAGAGCTGTGAACaag TAAACACTGACACAGAGACTGCGGTTGTCAATGTTCGATATGCGGCCAAGGAACATGCCCGGCT GGCATGGGAGAAGTTAAACAGATCTACGATGGAGAACTGTACCTTAAAGGTTTCCTATATCCCTGATGAGACGGCTTCACCTGATGGTTCTACACCAGGGGGCCGGAGAAGCTTTAATTCCCGAGGACCGCCTCGTTCGGGGTCTCCGGGTCTTAGCCCACGACCAAAAGTACAGTCCGACATCCCGTTGCGCATGCTCGTACCCACGCAGTTTGTGGGTGCGATTATTGGAAAGGAGGGAGCCACGATCCGCAACATCACCAAACAGACACACTCAAA gATTGATATTCATAGAAAAGAAAATGCTGGTGCCGCAGAGAAACCCATAACCATCCACTCCACCCCAGAAGGATGTTCAAAGGCCTGCAAAACCATCATGGAAATCATGCAGAAGGAAGCCCAGGACACTAAGTT TACGGAAGAGATTCCACTGAAGCTTCTTGCACACAACAACTTTGTAGGAAGACTAATTGGTAAAGAAGGACGCAACTTGAAGAAAATTGAACAAGACACCGGCGTGAAGATCTTCATCTCACC GCTTCAGGAATTGACTGTATATAACTTGGAGAGGACAATCACACTGAAGGGCGCCATTGATGCATGTGCACAAGCTCAGGAGGAGGTGATGAAGAAGGTCAGGGAGTCGCACGACAGCGACATGGCTGCTATGAAT CTCCAGTCCAACTTGATCCCGGGTTTGAATCTGAATGCTTTGGGATTGTTCAGCGGAGGACCAGGCATGGGCTCGTCAATGTCCAATGTTCCACCACCTCCTGGAGCGCACGGTGGATGCTCATCATTTGGA TGCAGTCCTTATGGTGGTGAGGGGCCGTTTTGGGCTTCTATGCTGTCGATGAGCAGCCAGCCCTATGCT GGACCACCAGAGTCTGAGACGGTCCACCTGTTCATTCCCGCACTCGCCGTGGGAGCCATCATCGGAAAACAGGGTCAGCACATCAAACAGCTGTCACACTTTGCTGGAGCGTCGATCAAA ATTGCTCCTGCAGAGGGAATGGATGCCAAGCAGAGAATGGTCATTATTGTTGGACCACCAGAGGCTCAGTTCAAG GCACAGTGTCGTATCTTTGGCAAGTTAAAAGAAGAGAATTTCTTTGGGCCAAAGGAGGAGGTGAAGCTGGAGGCGCACATCAAGGTTCCCTCCTTTGCAGCTGGCCGAGTCATTGGGAAAGGTGGAAAAACG GTAAATGAGCTGCAGAACCTGACTTGTGCAGAGGTGGTGGTACCCAGGGACCAAACGCCTGATGAGAACGACCAGGTCATCGTCAAGATTAGTGGACACTTCTTTGCATGCCAG CTGGCCCAGAGGAAAATTCAAGAGATCCTGGCTCAGGTTAGAAGGCAGCAGCAACCCAAGCCATTACCTGGTACTCAACCTCCAGTACCGCGCAGGAAATGA
- the gpnmb gene encoding protein QNR-71 isoform X2: MRGQTEGRQDQDREGRHQEQISTFHAFQIKKMGKMPLMFLLLSCVCLVQAERRKTYSDMFPHKHPLSGKFPFPIPPIPGWDPDTSPWNDGLYPPLNPTPKRLIMSHKGKTTVRLTSDSPALNGSCISFTAKLEHPPCQKEDDNGDLVWDEHCEDANGQVRSGHVYNWTSWLDDYGFGKCTDTTKCNVFPDGKPFPQSNDWRRKGYVYVWHTMGQYYETCDGSSSSLTINTTIIPLGAEVMEVMVYRKRDSRQYTPLATDNTVFYVTDMIPLAVDISQKAAINQSDNVFFRGEDVVFQVHLHDPSSFLKKASSIDYIWDFRDGNQLVTHREVTTHNYSILGNMTVKLVVEAAFPVECPPPAATTTEHPMPPPVTPTVTMHTTRAPRSTSRPLPSSSPSTEPLPPLDASTTPTTLPWLHSRRLKGKQCFRYVYGTFSGTITIVEPKHTLKSKPSSRIVDVSAARVTKTDFSFLVKCMGSTPTSACTIVSDPTCTLISDIMCDDVPPSSKCEVHLRRTFVEPGTYCVNITLEDSTSLAFASTTVTINKSQDKPGSSNANTAGVVVSSCAVLVAVFAFIAYMVYKRYKVYRPIHRSLLVNPTPAGVRGHAARLKESLFPSSEESRHLLTERSTP; encoded by the exons ATGCGGGGACAGACAGAAGGTCGACAGGACCAAGACAGAGAAGGACGACATCAAGAACAGATCTCCACATTTCAtgcttttcaaataaaaaaaatggggaaaatgCCGCTGATGTTTCTCCTCCTGTCGTGCGTTTGCCTTGTTCAAGCTGAAAGACGCAAAA CCTACAGTGATATGTTTCCCCACAAGCATCCTTTATCAGGGAAGTTTCCCTTTCCAATCCCACCTATTCCTGGCTGGGATCCTGACACAAGCCCATGGAACGACGGCCTCTACCCACCCCTAAACCCCACACCTAAGCGTCTCATCATGAGTCATAAAG GAAAAACAACTGTTCGCTTGACGAGTGACAGCCCTGCTCTTAATGGCTCCTGCATCTCCTTCACGGCCAAGCTTGAGCATCCTCCATGTCAGAAGGAGGACGACAACGGGGACTTGGTCTGGGATGAGCATTGTGAGGACG CTAACGGACAGGTTCGCTCGGGACACGTCTACAACTGGACTTCCTGGTTGGATGACTATGGCTTTGGAAAGTGCACAGACACAACAAAGTGCAACGTGTTCCCTGATGGAAAGCCGTTTCCTCAGAGCAATGACTGGAGGCGTAAGGGCTACGTGTACGTGTGGCACACAATGG GCCAGTACTACGAGACCTGTGATGGCTCTTCATCCAGTTTGACCATTAACACCACGATCATTCCACTGGGAGCAGAGGTCATGGAGGTTATGGTCTACAGGAAGCGGGACAGCCGACAATACACCCCGCTGGCCACGGACAACACGGTCTTCTATGTCACAG ATATGATCCCTCTGGCCGTGGACATCTCCCAGAAAGCTGCCATCAACCAGTCCGACAACGTGTTTTTCCGAGGCGAGGATGTGGTTTTCCAAGTCCATCTCCATGACCCCAGCAGCTTCCTCAAGAAGGCCTCCTCCATTGACTACATCTGGGATTTCAGGGATGGCAATCAGCTGGTAACGCACCGGGAAGTGACCACACACAACTACAGCATACTGGGAAACATGACGGTGAAGCTGGTGGTGGAGGCAGCCTTTCCTGTAGAGTGTCCACCTCCTGCTGCTACCACTACAG AGCATCCTATGCCTCCACCTGTGACTCCCACTGTGACGATGCACACAACACGTG CTCCACGCAGCACCAGTCGACCCCTTCCCTCTTCATCACCCTCCACTGAGCCCCTCCCTCCTCTGGATGCTAGTACGACACCCACCACCCTGCCCTGGCTCCACAGCAGACGCCTCAAAGGGAAACAGTGTTTCCGTTACGTCTACGGGACCTTCAGTGGAACCATCACAATAGTTG AACCCAAACACACTCTAAAAAGCAAGCCGAGCAGCCGCATAGTGGACGTGTCAGCTGCCAGAGTGACCAAAACCGACTTCAGCTTCCTGGTGAAATGTATGGGCAG cACACCCACCTCAGCATGCACCATTGTGTCCGACCCGACCTGCACTCTGATCAGTGACATCATGTGCGATGATGTGCCGCCATCATCAAAGTGTGAGGTTCATCTGAGGCGAACGTTTGTGGAGCCGGGAACATACTGTGTGAACATCACGTTGGAGGACTCCACCAGTCTGGCGTTTGCCAGCACTACCGTCACCATCAACAAATCCCAGGATAAACCGG GGTCGAGCAATGCAAACACTGCAGGAGTGGTCGTGTCCTCCTGTGCTGTGCTGGTTGCTGTCTTTGCATTTATTGCATACATGGTCTACAA AAGGTACAAGGTGTATCGACCCATTCACAGGTCACTGCTGGTGAATCCCACCCCAGCTGGGGTCAGAGGTCACGCAGCCCGCCTGAAGGAGTCCCTGTTTCCTTCTAGTGAGGAGAGCCGTCACCTGCTGACGGAGCGCAGCACTCCGTAG
- the gpnmb gene encoding protein QNR-71 isoform X1 — MRGQTEGRQDQDREGRHQEQISTFHAFQIKKMGKMPLMFLLLSCVCLVQAERRKTYSDMFPHKHPLSGKFPFPIPPIPGWDPDTSPWNDGLYPPLNPTPKRLIMSHKGKTTVRLTSDSPALNGSCISFTAKLEHPPCQKEDDNGDLVWDEHCEDGTELEASANGQVRSGHVYNWTSWLDDYGFGKCTDTTKCNVFPDGKPFPQSNDWRRKGYVYVWHTMGQYYETCDGSSSSLTINTTIIPLGAEVMEVMVYRKRDSRQYTPLATDNTVFYVTDMIPLAVDISQKAAINQSDNVFFRGEDVVFQVHLHDPSSFLKKASSIDYIWDFRDGNQLVTHREVTTHNYSILGNMTVKLVVEAAFPVECPPPAATTTEHPMPPPVTPTVTMHTTRAPRSTSRPLPSSSPSTEPLPPLDASTTPTTLPWLHSRRLKGKQCFRYVYGTFSGTITIVEPKHTLKSKPSSRIVDVSAARVTKTDFSFLVKCMGSTPTSACTIVSDPTCTLISDIMCDDVPPSSKCEVHLRRTFVEPGTYCVNITLEDSTSLAFASTTVTINKSQDKPGSSNANTAGVVVSSCAVLVAVFAFIAYMVYKRYKVYRPIHRSLLVNPTPAGVRGHAARLKESLFPSSEESRHLLTERSTP, encoded by the exons ATGCGGGGACAGACAGAAGGTCGACAGGACCAAGACAGAGAAGGACGACATCAAGAACAGATCTCCACATTTCAtgcttttcaaataaaaaaaatggggaaaatgCCGCTGATGTTTCTCCTCCTGTCGTGCGTTTGCCTTGTTCAAGCTGAAAGACGCAAAA CCTACAGTGATATGTTTCCCCACAAGCATCCTTTATCAGGGAAGTTTCCCTTTCCAATCCCACCTATTCCTGGCTGGGATCCTGACACAAGCCCATGGAACGACGGCCTCTACCCACCCCTAAACCCCACACCTAAGCGTCTCATCATGAGTCATAAAG GAAAAACAACTGTTCGCTTGACGAGTGACAGCCCTGCTCTTAATGGCTCCTGCATCTCCTTCACGGCCAAGCTTGAGCATCCTCCATGTCAGAAGGAGGACGACAACGGGGACTTGGTCTGGGATGAGCATTGTGAGGACGGTACGGAGCTGGAGGCCTCAG CTAACGGACAGGTTCGCTCGGGACACGTCTACAACTGGACTTCCTGGTTGGATGACTATGGCTTTGGAAAGTGCACAGACACAACAAAGTGCAACGTGTTCCCTGATGGAAAGCCGTTTCCTCAGAGCAATGACTGGAGGCGTAAGGGCTACGTGTACGTGTGGCACACAATGG GCCAGTACTACGAGACCTGTGATGGCTCTTCATCCAGTTTGACCATTAACACCACGATCATTCCACTGGGAGCAGAGGTCATGGAGGTTATGGTCTACAGGAAGCGGGACAGCCGACAATACACCCCGCTGGCCACGGACAACACGGTCTTCTATGTCACAG ATATGATCCCTCTGGCCGTGGACATCTCCCAGAAAGCTGCCATCAACCAGTCCGACAACGTGTTTTTCCGAGGCGAGGATGTGGTTTTCCAAGTCCATCTCCATGACCCCAGCAGCTTCCTCAAGAAGGCCTCCTCCATTGACTACATCTGGGATTTCAGGGATGGCAATCAGCTGGTAACGCACCGGGAAGTGACCACACACAACTACAGCATACTGGGAAACATGACGGTGAAGCTGGTGGTGGAGGCAGCCTTTCCTGTAGAGTGTCCACCTCCTGCTGCTACCACTACAG AGCATCCTATGCCTCCACCTGTGACTCCCACTGTGACGATGCACACAACACGTG CTCCACGCAGCACCAGTCGACCCCTTCCCTCTTCATCACCCTCCACTGAGCCCCTCCCTCCTCTGGATGCTAGTACGACACCCACCACCCTGCCCTGGCTCCACAGCAGACGCCTCAAAGGGAAACAGTGTTTCCGTTACGTCTACGGGACCTTCAGTGGAACCATCACAATAGTTG AACCCAAACACACTCTAAAAAGCAAGCCGAGCAGCCGCATAGTGGACGTGTCAGCTGCCAGAGTGACCAAAACCGACTTCAGCTTCCTGGTGAAATGTATGGGCAG cACACCCACCTCAGCATGCACCATTGTGTCCGACCCGACCTGCACTCTGATCAGTGACATCATGTGCGATGATGTGCCGCCATCATCAAAGTGTGAGGTTCATCTGAGGCGAACGTTTGTGGAGCCGGGAACATACTGTGTGAACATCACGTTGGAGGACTCCACCAGTCTGGCGTTTGCCAGCACTACCGTCACCATCAACAAATCCCAGGATAAACCGG GGTCGAGCAATGCAAACACTGCAGGAGTGGTCGTGTCCTCCTGTGCTGTGCTGGTTGCTGTCTTTGCATTTATTGCATACATGGTCTACAA AAGGTACAAGGTGTATCGACCCATTCACAGGTCACTGCTGGTGAATCCCACCCCAGCTGGGGTCAGAGGTCACGCAGCCCGCCTGAAGGAGTCCCTGTTTCCTTCTAGTGAGGAGAGCCGTCACCTGCTGACGGAGCGCAGCACTCCGTAG